The Labilithrix sp. genome contains a region encoding:
- a CDS encoding 50S ribosomal protein L11 methyltransferase, whose translation MSEPRYPYVHVDVAPEQADEIGGLLFELGAAGVEERDAGTLAKSAASDKVTLVASFTSRAEAEEAIASLAEHELAGRYEEIVGDAWRDAWKEHYRPFAIAPGVVVRPPWESYTAKEGEAVLELEPGRAFGTGLHETTRLVARALAEHAKELAGVTVLDVGCGSGVLALVALVLGAKDAVAVDVDPESIEVTKENAARNGLADRVDASTTDIADVTLISPVVVANIEAKVLVPLAGEIARHVAPRGLLFLSGVLVPQADEVRAAYPGFEVLSSPSLGEWTLLALRRTAP comes from the coding sequence ATGAGCGAACCGCGTTACCCCTACGTCCACGTCGACGTCGCGCCCGAGCAAGCCGACGAGATCGGCGGCCTCCTCTTCGAGCTCGGCGCGGCGGGGGTCGAGGAGCGAGACGCCGGCACGCTCGCGAAGTCGGCCGCGAGCGACAAGGTCACGCTCGTCGCTTCGTTCACGTCGCGCGCGGAGGCGGAAGAGGCGATCGCCTCGCTCGCCGAGCACGAGCTCGCGGGGCGCTACGAGGAGATCGTCGGCGACGCGTGGCGCGACGCGTGGAAGGAGCACTACCGGCCGTTCGCGATCGCGCCTGGCGTCGTCGTGCGGCCGCCGTGGGAGAGCTACACGGCGAAGGAGGGCGAGGCGGTCCTCGAGCTCGAGCCCGGCCGCGCCTTCGGGACCGGCCTCCACGAGACCACGCGCCTCGTCGCGCGCGCGCTCGCCGAGCACGCGAAGGAGCTCGCCGGCGTCACCGTGCTCGACGTCGGGTGCGGGAGCGGCGTCCTCGCGCTCGTCGCGCTCGTGCTCGGCGCGAAGGACGCGGTCGCGGTCGACGTCGACCCGGAGTCGATCGAGGTGACGAAGGAGAACGCCGCGCGGAACGGGCTCGCCGATCGCGTCGACGCGAGCACGACCGACATCGCCGACGTGACGCTGATCTCGCCCGTCGTCGTCGCGAACATCGAGGCGAAGGTGCTCGTCCCGCTCGCGGGCGAGATCGCGCGCCACGTCGCGCCGCGCGGGCTCCTCTTCCTGTCCGGCGTCCTCGTCCCGCAGGCGGACGAGGTCCGCGCGGCCTACCCGGGCTTCGAGGTCCTGTCCTCGCCGTCGCTCGGCGAGTGGACGCTCCTCGCGCTGCGCCGGACCGCGCCGTGA
- a CDS encoding 16S rRNA (uracil(1498)-N(3))-methyltransferase: MIRAPIAGLASGVTTIAPETARYLVKVRRLRAGDAFVAFDPVTRMEADAVLADERTARIAELRAAAVVAERDLVLVYALAKGDKVDGVVRDATELGATRVLVARSERSIVKADAERAEAKRARWERVAEQAARQCGRADPPAIEGVLDWPAALTRAATCDARFCLDPHAPDALGPLLAPSVASGASIAFAIGPEGGLTREEIDVAGAAGFVAVSLGRFVLRTETVAAALLGAVRVLTH; encoded by the coding sequence GTGATCCGCGCGCCGATCGCGGGGCTCGCGAGCGGCGTGACGACGATCGCGCCCGAGACCGCGCGTTACCTCGTGAAGGTGCGGAGGCTCCGCGCGGGCGACGCGTTCGTCGCGTTCGATCCCGTCACGCGGATGGAGGCCGACGCGGTCCTCGCCGACGAGAGGACCGCGCGCATCGCGGAGCTCCGCGCCGCCGCGGTCGTCGCCGAGCGCGACCTCGTCCTCGTCTACGCGCTCGCGAAGGGCGACAAGGTCGACGGCGTCGTGCGCGACGCGACCGAGCTCGGCGCCACGCGCGTGCTCGTGGCGCGCTCGGAGCGCTCGATCGTGAAGGCGGACGCCGAGCGCGCGGAGGCGAAACGTGCGCGCTGGGAGCGCGTCGCGGAGCAGGCGGCGCGCCAGTGCGGCCGCGCCGATCCGCCCGCGATCGAGGGCGTGCTCGACTGGCCCGCCGCCCTCACGCGCGCCGCCACGTGCGACGCGCGCTTCTGCCTCGATCCGCACGCGCCCGACGCGCTCGGCCCGCTCCTCGCGCCGTCGGTCGCGAGCGGCGCGTCGATCGCATTCGCGATCGGCCCCGAGGGCGGCCTCACGCGTGAGGAGATCGACGTTGCGGGGGCGGCGGGCTTCGTCGCGGTCTCGCTCGGACGCTTCGTCCTCCGCACGGAGACGGTCGCCGCCGCGCTCCTCGGCGCGGTTCGCGTGCTCACGCACTGA
- a CDS encoding serine/threonine protein kinase, producing the protein MSPSFHPPRIPVPEGSLPIQFGEVLAGKYRVDQVLGQGGMAVVLAGTHVELDAPIAIKVLLPGRAADPDAVKRFLTEARAAAKLRSENVARISDVGTTQTAAGMELPFIVMERLDGVDLATLMEAKKRLPVDEAVDFVRQAARGLAEAHALKIVHRDIKPANLFLTRSRDGAPIVKVLDFGISKTLAAVETKVERAITADKEVMGSPGFMSPEQVCADKTIDVRTDIWSLGVVLHELISGRDAFGGDALHEIFASILHAEPAPLDDDVPAEVKAIVRRCLQKDPNQRYQNVVQLIDALSHAVDRPAGVPARPPLAGRGPLVAAAAAALVVVGGTFAIIVARGHGDADVSSMPPAAALSLESAPVPAAVAPAVTTIATVTNAEGVTPPSAEPEPEPEPAAVTPPPRSSRPLARPSTSAPSTKGLPTRKRTDW; encoded by the coding sequence GTGTCACCCTCATTCCACCCGCCGCGGATCCCCGTCCCCGAGGGTTCGCTCCCCATTCAGTTCGGGGAGGTGCTCGCGGGGAAATACCGCGTCGATCAGGTCCTCGGGCAGGGCGGGATGGCGGTCGTCCTCGCCGGCACGCACGTCGAGCTCGACGCGCCGATCGCGATCAAGGTGCTGCTCCCCGGTCGGGCGGCCGATCCCGACGCGGTGAAGCGCTTCCTCACCGAGGCGCGCGCCGCGGCGAAGCTCCGCTCCGAAAACGTCGCGCGCATCTCCGACGTCGGCACGACGCAGACGGCGGCGGGGATGGAGCTCCCGTTCATCGTGATGGAGCGGCTCGACGGCGTCGATCTCGCGACGTTGATGGAGGCCAAGAAGCGCCTCCCGGTCGACGAGGCGGTCGACTTCGTGCGCCAGGCCGCGCGCGGCCTCGCCGAGGCCCACGCGCTCAAGATCGTCCATCGTGACATCAAGCCCGCGAACCTGTTCCTCACGCGCTCGCGCGACGGCGCGCCGATCGTGAAGGTGCTCGACTTCGGCATCTCGAAGACGCTCGCGGCGGTGGAGACGAAGGTGGAGCGCGCGATCACGGCCGACAAGGAGGTGATGGGCTCGCCCGGCTTCATGTCGCCGGAGCAGGTGTGCGCCGACAAGACGATCGACGTACGCACCGACATCTGGTCGCTCGGCGTCGTCCTGCACGAGCTCATCAGCGGACGCGACGCGTTCGGGGGAGACGCGCTCCACGAGATCTTCGCGAGCATCCTCCACGCCGAGCCGGCGCCGCTCGACGACGACGTGCCGGCCGAGGTGAAGGCGATCGTCCGGCGCTGCCTGCAGAAGGATCCGAACCAGCGCTACCAGAACGTGGTGCAGCTCATCGACGCGCTCTCGCACGCGGTCGATCGTCCGGCCGGCGTGCCGGCGCGTCCTCCGCTCGCGGGCCGCGGACCGCTCGTCGCGGCCGCCGCGGCGGCGCTCGTCGTCGTCGGCGGCACCTTCGCGATCATCGTCGCGCGCGGGCACGGCGACGCCGACGTCTCGTCGATGCCTCCCGCCGCCGCGCTCTCCCTCGAGAGCGCCCCCGTCCCGGCCGCGGTCGCGCCGGCGGTGACGACAATCGCAACGGTCACGAACGCGGAGGGGGTCACGCCGCCGAGCGCGGAGCCCGAGCCCGAGCCCGAGCCGGCCGCGGTGACACCGCCACCGCGATCGTCGCGTCCTCTCGCACGCCCCTCCACCTCGGCGCCGAGCACGAAGGGCCTGCCTACCCGCAAGCGCACCGACTGGTGA